In the genome of Lathyrus oleraceus cultivar Zhongwan6 chromosome 4, CAAS_Psat_ZW6_1.0, whole genome shotgun sequence, the window ATTGGAGGTGGAGGGGCTCGAGGAGGATTTCCCAAAGGTGCGCCAGGAGGCAGCCCTTGGGgaggtggtggtggtggtggtaATGGAGCTTGTGATGCTGGGGGCATTGGCCTTGGAGGAACACCGGGTGCTGTGGTGCCATTGGGAGTAGATGCAGGTGGATGTGGTTTGGTTACCTCTGGTGGTTTGATTTTAAAATACAACTGCAGCTGCAGACATAGCAACAGTTCTGGAGTCAGTAGCTGCTAGTGGAAATAAAATATCAACAATGCATGCATGCATGTCACAACCAAAAGGAACAAAGAGAATGCATGAAAGGATGGAAATACTTATCGTAGTTCCACAATTAACTGCTTGCTTGAATCATTAGTTTGCACAAGGGAAAACAATTAAAATGCAAAGATTTTGATATAACCGGCCAAACTATGATGTCTAAAGATTAAGTGCGTTCTAATTAgcatattttgatatcaagaaaaaaaaatcatcaaaagATGTTTTATCTACAAAAAAAGTTCTTCAAGAACACAGTGagcattctttttcttttgaaaaGTTTTTGGTTTTGCTTGGATGATACATATGCATGAATTATTAACTTTCACAATCACACAACATATGTACACTTGGATGGACAAACTTTTACATCATGGATATTTAAGAGGATTAAATGTACCGACCGTAAACATCTTGGAATCTGGGTCCCAATGCGAGAAAAACTTTGGCGTGGACTTGTGAATCTCTGTGCTAGGGACCTGAAAATGTAGATTAACAAGTACAAACAAATAAACTTCCACAGCTCAACAAACGTATTCGAGGAATTAGACACGATAAATAATAAACTAGAGCAATTATTTACCTTGAAAGAAATTGTTTCATATGGTTCAGCTGCAAACAAGAGATACTGATATCTTTTATCAAATGGTTGCACCCTCTATCACACAAAAACAGAAATGTTAAAAGATGGCCTACATGCAACAAATAATTTGACAACTTTGCCTTAACAGTTTACCTGCTCATAGGAGGACATAAATCTATGCCTAGGCTTTGCAAGGTCTTCAATCTCAGGATATTCAATCTGCATCAATAGAAATTTTCAAAGAAATTATATTACTATCAATCTATCATATATAACAATGTTAGAACAATTCAATGTGGAGAAAGTCACGAGGAGAAGTTTTTTGACATCAATAACCACCGCCACCACAATCTTTTTGCACATAGTCGAATATATGGGCTAAGCAGCATCATGATCTTAATGTCCTATAATGAACTGTGTTCAAAGACTAACCATTTAAAATCAACCAATATGCAACTTCATCTAATTTTTGTATGATCCTTCATCTAATTTACTCTCCACACTAATGTTTCTACGAGTCTTCTCCCCACATACCCAAATAAACCAACCAATATACAACTCCACCATCTTTTCCACAACAGTGCTACCCTGATTTTCTACCAAACAGTTTTACTCCTTGAAATTAAGAGTAGtgtatattattttttataaagaaTTTAGAATAGTTTTGATGTTGACTACCAACACTCTTTCGAGCAAAGGTTGAGGAAGCAATGGAAGTAGTGAGCCCAATCAAATAAGGGATCATTTTTTGGGCTGATCATTTTTTGGTCCAACAAGCAAGTAGTGAGCCCAATCAAAATTTAGTAAGAGACTTTCCTAATATTGTAATCAAACACTAACTGAAATAGTTGTTGTAACTTAAACAGTTACAGTAACTGAAAGGCTAACCGAAACAGTTAGTTACTCTAACTGATTCAAGTTATAACTGAAACACTTATGCCATACAACTACATTATAGAGTTAACCATTTGAATCACAAAATCCTAAACTGAAACACTTATGCCATACAACTACATTATAGAGTTAACCATTTGAATCACAAAATCCTCATTGGGAATCATCATTTCACCAATATCCGATATTTCAACCCAATGGCAACTTTCATTGAAAATGCTCCCACCGGAAATCCCCCTAACTCTTCCCCATAGCACTTCAGAAAATGATGCTGTCAATACCGAACGACTGAAGACTATCGCCATTTATGCTATTCAGTACCTTTTAGTATTGGGTATGGTAGTTGGAGTTCAATTTCAACCATCCATACGCGACACAATTGACAGCAACAGCCGctactgtaacacccttctaaaataccccaaatatttaattaaaataacaacatatcaatcagagtaattatgcagttaagggtgtcacacaacatttcacaccattcaacacaataactgtcatgctcttttattaatccaaaacataaacatttgcataaaccgcagcggatagaaatctcatcaatcatgtaaaacatgtaacatattacatgtaaaatcattcaacaaaataaaaacatcccgtcccgatgttacatctatcagagcacgacccactaaggagactacactagactccaagcactagcttctactcaatcactgctcgttacctgaaaaatagtgtaagggtgagttcctcaatcgatataacaagcattataaaatatcatgtaatgctaagtaatctaacacatatcatcacccaaatcagattgcacattcagtaacagcaatatcaactcaatcatactcaacatcaacacaacacacacacacgtataatactggaatacatccatccatattatacgccatacatcaattatgcaatgagactccatgcatgcggtaccgactatttgtgaacatatagttcacctcaccgtccaaatccaggcacggctaccaagcccactagtcccactcatttgagacctagtgactcactcactaattcctcgccatgggaattagctaccaccccaaatgggccatgctatgcacgctaatcacctagcatgcaaacatcaacaacagtccaaaatgactaactcactaattcctcaccatgggaattagctaccaccataaaggccacaatatgcaagctaatcatctagcaatgcaacatcaacaacaaaattcacaatggacatatgctcacactctaagccatacaacagtccattcacaattgcatacataacatgtacattcacaacattatgcataccatcaaacatcatcaacacatgtatcaaaacatcatatcatgtcaaataattaaccacagtattagcacactctactaatacctatactgctcaaaatagcgggaattaatccctatcacatcatacgctaccataggccaaacatcaattatgtacacaacattaaaatgtcaattttctcacttttcaacagtgttaaccggttaacgccctgggttaaccggttaacgcagcacaaacacactttctggcaaaacgcaacagtgttaaccggttaacgccctgggttaaccggttaacgcaggcaaaacagcactaatttcacaattcgcaacagtgttaaccggttaacaccctgggttaaccggttaacgcagacaaaacagcagttcctgcgctaacacaaagcagaatgcagaattctccgcattttccgccgttggaggacttccggacctccgattccaattccgtaaaaagctctacgttcgggaaattacaacacactcaaatacaggttcaatttcagtttaACACAGcttatccaacataatttttcagcattcaacaatcccaattagggtcaaatcaacggttatcactacccattacatgctaacccataatacccattaaacgacgataaacccccttacctgagttaatccggcgaatctttgagctccaagctcttctcttctccaacctttgctctctggttcttcctcttgctctgcctctttcagccgcttctctgagtttcacgtgaaaaccttattttccaaaatgaactctttttacttattccagcttatatatattttcaaataattattattccaataataataataattcaataattccaaaataataataataataataatccaattatctaattaaattaataattatattattaacttaaattaaataattaccatattattatcggggtgttacagctaCAACATATTTTATTCTGATTCTGTTGCAGTTTTACACGGGCTTTTTTCAGTGTTAATTTTAATTGCCGCTCTTGCAGAACCGGCGAATAACCACTAAACAGAAACTGGCATAATTCTTCTGTCGATCTTGGGATTCGCATACTTCTTCTCAAATTTTCTTTCAAAAGATCAAGGTTTGAGATCTTTGTTTATCTGGTTCTGTGCGTTGGTTTTGGTTCTGATATGTTGGTTTTGCGCTGAAGTCAACAACTCTGACAAAGACACAACCAACCATAGCTTCAACGCATCTCCTGAGCATGTAACTGACGCAGCCGCGACCAGTTTAGAGGTTGAATCCAGCCGCTTAAACGCAGATGTGTCCGGTCGGAGCTCTTATGCATCTGCCGAAGATTGACAACTAAGCTTTTATGTATATCTTAGAATTTAACATCTTGTTCACTTGTATACTCTTTGTTgtcccctatcctctccaaaatctgataaggaccaataaatcgaggtgtcaactttttcgacttcaaagctcgaccaaccccagttatcggagtaacacggagaaacacatgatctccctcttgaaactcaagtgacttcctcctcttgtcgtgataactcttctgacgactctgagcaattctcatcttctcctgaatcatcttaatcttttccgtagtttgttgaacaatctccggtccaaccacagcactctcaccggactcataccaacataaaggtgtccgacatctcctaccatacaaagcttcaaacggtgccataccaatgctcgaatgaaaactattgttgtaggtaaactcaatcaaaggcaaataacaatcccaagcacctcccttttccaaaacacaagccctcaaaagatcctctagtgactgaatcgtcctctcagtctgaccatcagtctgcggatgatatgcagaactcaatctcagcttagttcccaaagccctctgcaaaccttcccagaacttcgatgtaaatctaggatctctgtccgaaacaatactagacggaataccatgcaaacttacaatcttctcaatatacaactcggctaatctctctaacggataatccattctgatcggaatgaaatgagccgacttcgtcaatctatccacaatcacccaaatagcttcaaaattcctacttgtcctcggtaaacccgaaacaaaatccatactgatactatcccacttccactctggaatagccaacggttgcattagcccagacggcttctgatgctcaatctttgacttctgacaagtcaaacaggaataaacaaaactcacaatttctcttttcattcccggccaccaaaataacttcttcaaatcatgatacatcttcgtagctccgggatgaatactcaatccactacgatgtccttcctcaagaatactcttcttaagttcggtaacgtccggaatacacacccgattaccaaatttcaaaacaccattctcatccactctgaattcaccaccttgaccttgattcactaaagtcaacttatcaaccaaaagcatatcggatttttgatcctctctaatctcatccagaatgccactcgttaacttcaacattcccaatttaacactattgtgagtactctcacacaccaaactcaagtctctaaactgctcaattaaatccaattccttaaccattaacatagacatatgcaatgatttccgactcaatgcatcagccactacgtttgctttacccggatggtaattcaaaccaaagtcgtaatccttcagaaattctaaccatctcctctgtctcatattcagctctttctgatcaaacaaatactttaaacttttatggttactgaaaacctcaaatcttgacccatacaagtaatgcctccataacttcagaacaaataccacagctgccaactctaaatcgtgcgtcggatagttcctctcatgaactctcagttgtctcgaagcataagctataacctgcttattctgcatcaacacaccacccaagcccaacaatgaagcatcacagtaaacctcaaatgattccgacggactcggtaatatcagaataggagcaatagttaaccttctctttaactcttggaaaccttcttcacattttgagtcccaaacaaacgcttgtccctttctagttaacatcgtcaacggtaacgccaacttagaaaatccctcaatgaacttcctataataacctgcaagtccaagaaaactccttatctcagaaactgacttcggagcttcccacttagataccgcttctatcttagaaggatcaacagcaacaccacctcttgaaatcacatgaccaagaaaactaacctcttctaaccaaaattcacatttagagagtttagcaaataacttcttttctcgtagaacttctaaaaccactctcaaatgctcagcatgctcttcttcggatttcgaatacaccaaaatgtcatcaataaacaccacaacaaactgatctaggtatggatggaaaatcctattcatatactccataaatactccaggcgcattagtcacaccaaaagacatcacagaatactcataatgtccataccttgttctgaaagcagtcttctgaatatcctcagttttcacacgtatctgatgatacccagatctcaaatctatcttgctgaacacactcgcaccaaccaattgatccatcaaatcatcaatcctcggcaaaggataccgattcttgatcgtcactttattcagttgcctgtagtccacacacaacctcatagtaccttccttcttcttaaccaataacactggtgcaccccacggtgacacactcggacgaataaatttcttatccaacaaatcttccaactgactcttcaattcagttaactcaacagcagacatacggtacggagccatcgatatcggcctagtaccaggtaccaaatcaatcgagaactcaacttcacgctctggcggcaattcattcacttcttcaggaaacacatcaggaaaatcacacaccacggctagatcgtcaatcaccagtttatctttagcctccaaagtcgctaacagcataaacaactctgccccatctgctacttcctcatccacttgtctcgcagatagaaacaaactctttccttcctcaatctcaggaaaaatcacagtcttatcaaaacagttgatagaaactcggttaaacaccaaccagttcattcccaagataacatcaatctgcactagtggaagacacacaaggtctatcccaaagtctctaccaaaaatactcaaaggacaattcaaacaaactgaagtagtagtcactgaacccttcgcaggagtatcaatcaccatacttccaagcatctcagatatctctaacttaagtttcacagcacaacccaaagatataaaggaatgagtagcaccggtgtcaataatagctacaagaggaaagccattaatataacacgtacctcggatcaaacgatcatctgcaaaagtctcagaacccgataaagcaaagaccttgcctcccgactgattctctctctttggcttaggacactgtggactaatatgacccacctctccacagttgaagcaagtcacagtcttcgaccgacactctgcagccaaatgaccacccttgccacacttgaaacatttcttctcagcactggtacactcatggacacgatgtccagcctgaccgCATCTGTAACAtttagcaggggcactagagtctcccccactaggcctcttcatcccactctgactctggaaacctctgccagctgcatacggtttcccacgatcattctgattcttgcttttcctatcaaccctttgctgatagctctctactctggctttggaatcctgttcaaaaatcctgcaacagtcaaccaagtcagaaaacactctgatccgctgatatccaatagcctgtttgatctcgggacgcaacccgttctcaaacttcacacattttgaaaattctccagcagcctcattatagggagtataatacttcgacagctctgtgaacttagcagcatactcagtaaccgaccgattgccctgcttcaattccaagaactctatctctttcttccctctgacatcctctggaaagtacttcctcaggaatctctctctgaacacagcccacgtgatctcagcattcccagcagtttctaactcagtgcgggtagcaacccaccaatcatcagcttcctctgacagcatatgcgtaccgaacctgaccttctggttatcgacacactcagtcactcggaagattctctcgatctccttcaaccacttctgagcgccatctggatcgtatgctcccttgaacattggaggattgttcttctggaactcactcaattgacgagcagctcccattcccacaacattcggattccctccaagtactccagctagcatacccagagcctcagcgattgcagcatcatctctacctcttccagccatctctattctgaaaacccaacaagctaaaacaataagtactgatagggttacacaacacctatcccgtacaggggaaacagaataattacgactcgactcgaccgactatgctctgataccactaatgtaacacccttctaaaataccccaaatatttaattaaaataacaacatatcaatcagagtaattatgcagttaagggtgtcacacaacatttcacaccattcaacacaataactgtcatgctcttttattaatccaaaacataaacatttgcataaaccgcagcggatagaaatctcatcaatcatgtaaaacatgtaacatattacatgtaaaatcattcaacaaaataaaaacatcccgtcccgatgttacatctatcagagcacgacccactaaggagactacactagactccaagcactagcttctactcaatcactgctcgttacctgaaaaatagtgtaagggtgagttcctcaatcgatataacaagcattataaaatatcatgtaatgctaagtaatctaacacatatcatcacccaaatcagattgcacattcagtaacagcaatatcaactcaatcatactcaacatcaacacaacacacacacacgtataatactggaatacatccatccatattatacgccatacatcaattatgcaatgagactccatgcatgcggtaccgactatttgtgaacatatagttcacctcaccgtccaaatccaggcacggctaccaagcccactagtcccactcatttgagacctagtgactcactcactaattcctcactatgggaattagctaccaccccaaatgggccatgctatgcacgctaatcacctag includes:
- the LOC127138175 gene encoding uncharacterized protein LOC127138175 — its product is MAIVFSRSVLTASFSEVLWGRVRGISGGSIFNESCHWVEISDIGEMMIPNEDFVIQMIEYPEIEDLAKPRHRFMSSYEQRVQPFDKRYQYLLFAAEPYETISFKVPSTEIHKSTPKFFSHWDPDSKMFTLQLYFKIKPPEVTKPHPPASTPNGTTAPGVPPRPMPPASQAPLPPPPPPPQGLPPGAPLGNPPRAPPPPMSRSMPPPPPMSANGPRPVPGAMPPLPPPAPLGARPPSMPPPQGFPGQQMQS